Proteins found in one Candidatus Amarolinea dominans genomic segment:
- the carA gene encoding glutamine-hydrolyzing carbamoyl-phosphate synthase small subunit has translation MKAILALEDGTILHGEGFGAVATAVAEVVFNTSMTGYQEVLTDPSYHGQMVVMTASHIGNVGVNAEDVESSRPWVQGFIVREISPLVSNWRATESLPAYLARHGIPGISEIDTRSLTRHLRTAGVLKGALATDGTPAARLVELAQRWAGLDGRDLVKEVTCAHPHTWEEGAAPAWELAQAHAVAVGAPLVVAYDFGSKWNILRRLTSYGCRVVVVPADTPADEVLALAPAGIFLSNGPGDPAAVTYAAAAVRRFLTTDIPLFGICLGHQILGLALGGRTYKLKFGHHGGNQPVKDLVSGRVQITSQNHNYAVAPDSLPPEVEVTHWNLNDGTVEGLRLKDRPVFSVQYHPEASPGPHDADELFARFVTALAH, from the coding sequence ATGAAAGCCATACTGGCCCTGGAAGATGGAACGATTCTGCACGGTGAGGGCTTCGGCGCCGTCGCCACGGCCGTGGCCGAGGTGGTTTTCAACACGAGCATGACCGGCTACCAGGAGGTGCTGACGGACCCGTCGTACCACGGGCAGATGGTCGTGATGACCGCCTCGCACATCGGCAATGTGGGGGTCAACGCGGAGGATGTCGAATCGAGCCGGCCGTGGGTGCAGGGCTTCATCGTGCGCGAAATCAGCCCGCTGGTATCGAACTGGCGCGCCACCGAATCGCTGCCGGCCTACCTGGCGCGCCACGGCATTCCCGGCATCAGCGAAATTGACACACGCAGCCTCACCCGTCACCTGCGCACGGCCGGGGTGCTGAAGGGCGCGCTTGCGACCGATGGAACGCCCGCGGCGCGTCTGGTGGAACTGGCGCAGCGTTGGGCCGGGCTGGATGGCCGCGACCTGGTCAAAGAGGTGACCTGCGCTCATCCGCACACCTGGGAAGAAGGCGCCGCGCCGGCCTGGGAGCTTGCCCAGGCGCATGCGGTCGCGGTTGGCGCGCCGCTGGTCGTGGCATACGACTTTGGCAGCAAATGGAACATCCTGCGCCGCCTCACCAGCTACGGCTGCCGCGTGGTGGTGGTTCCGGCTGATACGCCGGCCGACGAGGTGCTGGCGCTGGCGCCGGCCGGCATTTTCCTCTCCAACGGGCCGGGCGACCCCGCGGCCGTGACCTATGCGGCAGCGGCGGTCAGGCGCTTCCTGACAACCGACATCCCGCTCTTCGGCATCTGCCTGGGGCACCAGATTCTGGGTTTGGCGTTGGGCGGCCGCACCTACAAGCTCAAGTTCGGGCACCACGGCGGCAATCAGCCGGTCAAGGACCTGGTCAGCGGCCGGGTGCAGATCACCAGTCAGAATCATAACTACGCGGTGGCCCCGGACAGCTTGCCCCCTGAGGTCGAAGTCACGCACTGGAATCTGAACGACGGCACGGTTGAGGGGCTGCGCCTCAAGGATCGTCCCGTTTTTTCGGTGCAGTATCACCCCGAAGCCAGCCCCGGCCCGCACGATGCGGATGAACTGTTCGCCCGCTTCGTGACCGCGCTGGCGCACTAG
- a CDS encoding LysE family transporter — protein sequence MWLYLLQGIGFGLAAAAQPGPFQAYLLSQTMQNGWRRTLPAAFAPLISDGPIILLVLLLLSRIPAWLQRGLYLAGGLFILYLAWGAWRAWRSFDASRWQRVGPSQRQSVWHAALMNALNPGPYIYWSLVTGPILLSGWQEAPISGAAFLFGFYATLVGALAGITLLFGLARPLGPQINRTLLGISALALLAFGLLQVYRGLG from the coding sequence ATGTGGCTCTATCTGCTTCAGGGCATCGGTTTCGGGCTGGCCGCCGCGGCGCAGCCCGGGCCGTTCCAGGCCTACCTGCTGTCGCAGACCATGCAAAATGGCTGGCGGCGTACGCTGCCCGCGGCCTTTGCTCCGCTCATCAGCGACGGCCCCATCATCCTGTTGGTGCTCTTGCTGCTCAGCCGCATACCGGCCTGGCTGCAGCGCGGCCTCTACCTGGCCGGTGGACTTTTCATCCTCTACCTGGCCTGGGGCGCCTGGCGGGCCTGGCGTTCGTTCGACGCCTCGCGCTGGCAGCGGGTTGGCCCCAGCCAGCGGCAGAGCGTGTGGCACGCCGCCTTGATGAACGCGCTCAACCCCGGCCCGTACATCTACTGGAGCCTCGTCACCGGCCCCATCCTGCTCAGCGGCTGGCAGGAAGCGCCCATCTCAGGTGCTGCCTTCCTGTTCGGATTCTACGCAACCCTGGTCGGCGCGCTGGCGGGAATCACCCTGCTTTTCGGCCTGGCGCGACCGCTCGGCCCGCAAATCAACCGTACCCTTCTCGGCATCTCCGCGCTGGCGCTCTTGGCCTTTGGTTTGCTTCAGGTTTATCGTGGGCTTGGCTGA
- the hisB gene encoding imidazoleglycerol-phosphate dehydratase HisB gives MRTGEIKRRTNETDVVLKLEVDGQGRFAGQTGVGFLDHMLALFAGHGLFDLTVTAQGDLQVDEHHTVEDVGICLGKALDQALGDRQGLVRTAHSFVPMDEALGFVAIDLGGRPYCVVDATWHTPRVGQLGTDLIPHFFEAVAIHGRLNLHARVLYGRNDHHQVEALFKAFGRALDAATQLDPRRQGVPSTKGTLSA, from the coding sequence ATGCGGACAGGTGAAATCAAGCGCAGGACGAACGAGACGGACGTTGTCCTGAAATTGGAGGTGGACGGCCAGGGTCGTTTTGCGGGGCAGACGGGCGTCGGCTTTCTCGATCACATGCTGGCGCTTTTCGCGGGGCACGGGCTGTTCGATCTGACGGTTACGGCGCAGGGTGATCTGCAGGTGGATGAGCATCACACGGTGGAGGATGTTGGCATCTGCCTGGGCAAGGCGCTCGACCAGGCGCTGGGCGATCGGCAGGGGTTGGTGCGCACGGCGCACAGCTTTGTGCCGATGGATGAGGCGCTCGGTTTTGTGGCGATTGACCTGGGGGGGCGCCCCTACTGCGTGGTAGACGCAACCTGGCACACGCCGCGGGTGGGGCAACTGGGCACCGACCTGATCCCCCATTTCTTCGAGGCGGTGGCGATTCACGGCCGCTTGAACCTGCACGCCCGCGTGCTCTATGGCCGCAACGATCATCACCAGGTGGAGGCCCTGTTCAAGGCCTTTGGCCGCGCCCTCGACGCAGCCACCCAACTCGACCCGCGGCGGCAGGGGGTGCCGTCAACTAAAGGCACGTTGAGCGCGTGA
- a CDS encoding HAD hydrolase-like protein codes for MPLPPLLIFDMDGVLVDVRSSYRAVVIQTVQFYLGDCLGLNLTPGLVTPALVETCKLMGGFNNDWDLTAGLIGYFLAQLPPLAEPPAPLPDLDAILAYLAQIPIPVNAAAHLQAAADRLDSLTGPVRQAGGGLPGLRQVMGARNQHLVFYAGDLTTTNLVLRLFQEIYFGPTLFTHFFAVAPRFRRTAGLVETETPLVSPATLAALARDHRLGIATGRPRAEAAYALHRLGLASFFEVCVTHDDVVAAEAAAAAAGAPARLGKPSPWPLLAASAQLDPGGSLAAAYLGDTPDDMLAAQRARKERSFLAIGISVTGGEALAAHLLAAGADFTVRSVDDLRTGATIVPVGPASWPDDVGREKQTLPPTAPSP; via the coding sequence ATGCCATTACCACCACTTTTGATCTTCGACATGGACGGCGTTCTGGTGGACGTCCGTTCTTCCTATCGCGCCGTCGTGATCCAAACCGTGCAATTTTACCTGGGCGACTGCCTGGGCCTGAACTTGACGCCGGGTCTGGTGACGCCGGCCCTGGTTGAAACCTGCAAGCTTATGGGCGGCTTCAACAACGATTGGGACTTGACCGCCGGCCTCATTGGCTACTTTCTGGCGCAACTGCCGCCGCTGGCCGAGCCGCCTGCACCCCTGCCTGACCTGGACGCCATCCTGGCCTATCTGGCGCAAATCCCGATTCCAGTCAACGCCGCCGCACATCTGCAAGCAGCCGCTGACCGCCTCGATTCCCTGACTGGCCCGGTGCGCCAGGCCGGCGGCGGACTGCCTGGCCTGCGCCAGGTCATGGGCGCCCGCAATCAACACCTGGTGTTCTACGCCGGCGACCTGACGACAACCAACCTCGTCCTACGCCTGTTCCAGGAAATTTATTTCGGCCCGACGCTGTTCACACACTTTTTTGCGGTCGCGCCCCGTTTCCGACGCACAGCCGGTCTGGTTGAGACGGAAACGCCGCTGGTCAGCCCCGCGACGCTGGCCGCGCTGGCGCGCGATCATCGCCTGGGCATTGCCACCGGCCGTCCGCGTGCCGAAGCCGCCTACGCGCTGCACCGGCTGGGTCTGGCCTCTTTCTTCGAGGTCTGCGTCACGCATGACGATGTGGTTGCGGCCGAGGCGGCCGCCGCGGCCGCCGGCGCGCCCGCTCGCCTGGGCAAACCGTCCCCCTGGCCGCTGCTCGCTGCCAGCGCGCAACTCGATCCCGGCGGTTCCCTGGCGGCCGCTTACCTGGGCGATACGCCGGACGACATGCTGGCCGCACAACGTGCGCGCAAGGAACGCTCTTTCCTCGCCATCGGCATCAGCGTCACGGGTGGCGAGGCCCTGGCCGCCCACCTGCTGGCGGCCGGCGCAGATTTCACCGTGCGCTCGGTGGACGACCTGCGAACCGGCGCGACAATCGTTCCCGTAGGTCCGGCCTCCTGGCCGGACGACGTTGGACGAGAGAAGCAAACTCTGCCGCCGACAGCGCCGTCACCGTAA
- the hisC gene encoding histidinol-phosphate transaminase, whose translation MEITQPSGSRPGQAAHSFEHLLRPDVAGLEEYTPILPFEVLSEQLGRRPEEIVKLDANENPYGPAPAVREALTAFPFYHIYPDPEQRHLRAALSAYVGAPAEMILAGHGADELLDYLCRIFLRPGDAIINCPPTFGMYSFDAQLSSGRVVEVWRRPDFSLDVAGIEQAAAGQGVKLLFLTSPNNPDGSLLDPADLRRLLRLPLIVILDEAYIEFAGLEHSAVSWVASHDNLVVLRTFSKWAGIAGLRLGYGIFPVWILRHLWKFKQPYNVNVAATVAGLAALAHRADLAPTIAALIAERQRLQVELARFPFLQPYPSQANFVLCRVQGREATALKLALAQAGVLVRHYAKPGLENCIRVSAGRPADTDALLAALAGV comes from the coding sequence ATGGAAATTACTCAACCGTCCGGCTCGCGCCCTGGCCAGGCTGCGCACAGCTTCGAGCACCTGCTGCGGCCCGATGTGGCGGGACTTGAGGAGTACACGCCCATCCTGCCCTTCGAGGTGCTGAGCGAGCAGTTGGGCCGCCGGCCCGAGGAGATCGTCAAGCTGGACGCCAACGAAAACCCGTATGGCCCCGCGCCGGCTGTGCGCGAGGCGTTGACGGCCTTTCCGTTCTACCACATCTACCCGGATCCGGAGCAGCGTCACCTGCGCGCGGCGCTAAGCGCGTATGTGGGCGCGCCGGCCGAGATGATCCTGGCTGGGCATGGCGCGGATGAGCTGCTGGACTACCTGTGCCGCATTTTTCTGCGCCCCGGCGACGCGATCATCAACTGCCCGCCCACCTTCGGCATGTACAGCTTCGATGCGCAGCTCAGCAGCGGCCGCGTGGTGGAAGTGTGGCGCCGGCCCGACTTCAGCCTGGATGTGGCGGGCATCGAACAGGCCGCGGCCGGCCAGGGCGTCAAACTGCTCTTCCTGACCAGCCCCAACAACCCGGACGGCAGCCTGCTCGATCCGGCCGATCTGCGCCGCCTGCTGCGCCTGCCACTAATTGTGATCCTAGATGAGGCCTACATTGAATTTGCCGGGCTGGAGCACTCGGCGGTCTCATGGGTGGCCAGCCATGACAACCTCGTGGTCCTGCGCACCTTCAGCAAATGGGCCGGCATCGCGGGGCTGCGCCTGGGCTATGGCATCTTTCCGGTCTGGATCCTACGCCACCTGTGGAAATTCAAGCAGCCCTACAACGTCAATGTGGCCGCCACCGTGGCCGGGCTGGCCGCGCTGGCGCACCGGGCCGACCTCGCGCCGACCATCGCCGCGCTGATTGCAGAGCGTCAGCGCTTGCAGGTGGAACTGGCGCGCTTCCCCTTCTTGCAGCCCTACCCCAGTCAGGCCAATTTCGTGCTGTGCCGGGTGCAGGGTCGTGAGGCCACGGCGCTCAAACTGGCGTTGGCGCAGGCGGGTGTGCTGGTGCGCCACTATGCCAAGCCAGGCCTGGAGAACTGCATCCGCGTCAGCGCCGGTCGGCCCGCGGACACCGATGCGTTGCTGGCCGCGCTGGCCGGCGTTTGA
- a CDS encoding GNAT family N-acetyltransferase, with amino-acid sequence MMDYPNYVPADPPDAALLLTLNQALFAEDGLTAFPLADRQRAIEMLLEEPERWGEVWLIRDGETVVGYTILTWGFTVELGGPFLLIDELYLRPSHRGRGWGSTTLDFISDRARFHRGVALQLEVEHHNAQARALYERNGFQSHATRTTMELRLDDDSTAAF; translated from the coding sequence ATGATGGATTATCCGAATTACGTACCCGCGGATCCACCCGACGCGGCGCTGCTGCTGACGCTCAACCAGGCGCTCTTCGCCGAAGATGGTTTGACCGCCTTTCCGCTGGCCGACCGTCAGCGCGCCATCGAGATGCTGCTTGAGGAGCCTGAGCGCTGGGGCGAAGTCTGGCTGATTCGGGACGGCGAGACCGTCGTTGGCTACACCATCCTGACCTGGGGTTTCACGGTGGAGTTGGGCGGCCCCTTCCTCCTGATTGATGAGCTTTATCTGCGGCCTTCGCACCGCGGGCGGGGCTGGGGCAGCACAACGCTCGATTTCATCAGCGACCGGGCGCGCTTTCATCGCGGCGTGGCGCTTCAGCTCGAAGTGGAACACCACAACGCCCAGGCCCGTGCGCTGTACGAGCGTAACGGATTCCAGTCGCACGCCACGCGCACCACGATGGAACTGCGCCTGGATGACGATTCAACGGCTGCGTTCTGA
- a CDS encoding HNH endonuclease, with protein sequence MAHIPKTLRRRVMSTAKYRCGYCLTSQLLSGAQMHIEHIIAQSQGGTSDEANLWLSCAWCNSYKGAQVTGADPATGAIIALFNPRTQSWHDHFAWSDDGLYIVGTSATGRATVEALRLNNEFIVPARRQWKLAGWHPPLDEETKH encoded by the coding sequence ATGGCGCATATTCCGAAAACTCTGCGCCGCCGCGTCATGTCCACAGCCAAGTATCGTTGTGGCTATTGTCTGACTTCTCAATTGCTCAGCGGCGCGCAAATGCATATCGAACATATTATCGCTCAATCTCAAGGCGGTACGTCTGACGAAGCAAACCTTTGGCTCTCATGTGCCTGGTGCAACAGCTACAAGGGAGCGCAGGTAACCGGTGCTGATCCGGCAACAGGCGCCATCATTGCGCTTTTCAACCCGCGTACACAATCATGGCATGACCATTTTGCCTGGAGCGATGACGGCCTGTACATTGTCGGTACAAGCGCAACTGGCCGTGCAACTGTCGAAGCCCTACGCCTGAACAACGAGTTCATTGTACCTGCACGCCGTCAGTGGAAACTTGCCGGCTGGCATCCGCCGTTGGACGAAGAAACAAAACACTGA
- a CDS encoding ATP phosphoribosyltransferase: protein MALPTSTFDARQLTIALPKGRMQQQALALLAQIGYGRDAADPNDDDAARRLIIAGAAGRVSYLLAKPGDVPIYVEYGVADLGVVGEDVLAESGRDVYEPLRLPFGHCRLVVAGWAERPSRPLRLESNPRVATKYPNLARAYFQGRGISAEIIALSGSVELAPVVGLADLIVDLVETGNTLRAHGLVELRTILESQACLIANRASYRLKATSMTDLLERLRSAIQPTDL from the coding sequence ATGGCGCTGCCAACTTCCACCTTCGACGCACGGCAGTTGACCATTGCCCTGCCCAAAGGGCGCATGCAGCAGCAGGCCCTGGCCCTGCTGGCGCAGATCGGCTACGGTCGCGACGCCGCCGATCCGAACGATGATGATGCGGCCCGGCGCCTGATCATTGCGGGCGCGGCCGGCCGCGTCAGCTACCTGCTGGCCAAGCCAGGCGATGTTCCGATTTATGTCGAGTATGGCGTGGCCGACCTGGGCGTGGTCGGCGAGGATGTGCTGGCTGAGAGCGGCCGCGATGTCTACGAGCCGCTGCGCCTGCCCTTCGGTCATTGCCGGCTGGTGGTGGCCGGTTGGGCCGAGCGCCCCTCGCGACCGCTGCGCCTGGAGTCGAATCCACGCGTCGCCACCAAGTACCCCAACCTGGCACGCGCCTATTTCCAGGGGCGCGGCATTTCGGCCGAGATCATCGCCCTGAGCGGGTCCGTGGAGCTGGCGCCGGTGGTGGGATTGGCCGACCTGATCGTTGACCTGGTGGAAACCGGCAACACCCTGCGCGCGCACGGCCTGGTGGAACTGCGCACCATCCTGGAATCGCAGGCCTGCCTCATCGCCAACCGCGCCAGCTATCGTCTCAAAGCCACCAGCATGACCGACCTGCTCGAACGCCTGCGCAGCGCGATCCAACCGACGGACCTTTGA
- the hisZ gene encoding ATP phosphoribosyltransferase regulatory subunit, whose product MLIPGQIPYGVGDLFLEDAAHQRALETRLRQTFAGWAYSEIIPPTLEYAEVVAGPAGSQLANTMIRFVDRDGQTLALRPDLTIPTARAVGTKLYAEPLPLRLFYIGNVFRYEEPQAGRRREFSQAGCELIGASTVAADVEVLSLTIAALRAAGLTDFQLTIGHIGFYHSLLAALKLTPEATLTLSEAIDRKRQGDLAALLPTLPLTLPARRALQTLPRLTGGAGVCAQALEICLTTDMAAAVHHLQAIYARLAAAGLAPHISLDLGEIRGMAYYTGITFEGFAPGSGAAICSGGRYDNLIGHFGPALPAVGCALVVDRVLRIARQQQAPAHSLTPDWLMGVAPAADVTALQGWIAGRRAAGQVVDVDVLGRSEDALRTLAQQHAIPRLLWLHEEGIHLLTANSAQAWALADFLAAPPEAL is encoded by the coding sequence GTGTTGATACCAGGCCAGATACCCTACGGAGTGGGCGATCTTTTCCTTGAGGATGCCGCACACCAGCGCGCCCTGGAAACGCGGCTGCGCCAAACCTTCGCCGGTTGGGCTTACAGCGAGATCATTCCACCGACGCTCGAATATGCCGAGGTCGTTGCCGGGCCGGCCGGCAGCCAGTTGGCGAACACCATGATCCGCTTCGTAGATCGTGACGGCCAGACCCTGGCCCTGCGCCCTGATCTCACCATCCCCACCGCGCGCGCCGTCGGCACCAAGCTGTACGCGGAACCGCTCCCGCTGCGCCTGTTCTACATCGGCAATGTCTTTCGCTACGAAGAACCGCAGGCCGGCCGCCGCCGTGAGTTCAGCCAAGCCGGCTGTGAGCTGATCGGCGCCAGCACGGTCGCGGCCGATGTCGAAGTCCTCAGCCTGACCATCGCCGCGCTGCGCGCCGCCGGCCTGACCGACTTCCAACTGACGATCGGCCACATCGGGTTCTACCACAGCCTGTTGGCCGCGCTCAAGCTGACGCCAGAGGCCACCCTGACGCTGAGCGAGGCCATTGACCGCAAGCGCCAGGGTGATCTGGCGGCCCTCCTGCCCACGCTGCCGCTGACCTTGCCGGCGCGCCGTGCTCTGCAGACCCTACCGCGCCTGACCGGCGGCGCCGGGGTCTGCGCCCAAGCCCTGGAAATTTGCCTGACCACTGACATGGCGGCCGCGGTTCATCATCTGCAGGCCATCTATGCGCGCCTGGCCGCGGCCGGATTGGCGCCTCACATCAGCCTGGATCTGGGCGAGATCCGGGGCATGGCCTACTACACCGGCATCACCTTCGAAGGCTTCGCGCCGGGCAGCGGCGCGGCCATTTGCAGCGGCGGGCGATATGACAACTTGATCGGACATTTCGGCCCTGCGCTGCCGGCAGTTGGCTGCGCCCTGGTCGTGGACCGCGTGCTGCGCATTGCCCGTCAACAGCAGGCGCCCGCACACTCCCTGACGCCCGATTGGCTGATGGGCGTCGCACCTGCCGCGGACGTGACCGCACTGCAAGGCTGGATAGCCGGCCGGCGCGCCGCGGGTCAGGTCGTGGATGTGGATGTGCTCGGCCGCAGCGAAGATGCGCTGCGCACGCTGGCGCAGCAGCACGCCATTCCCCGCCTGCTCTGGCTACATGAAGAGGGCATCCATCTCCTGACCGCCAACAGCGCACAGGCCTGGGCGCTCGCCGACTTCTTGGCCGCACCACCGGAGGCGCTATGA